Proteins co-encoded in one Megalops cyprinoides isolate fMegCyp1 chromosome 1, fMegCyp1.pri, whole genome shotgun sequence genomic window:
- the hhex gene encoding hematopoietically-expressed homeobox protein hhex, whose product MQYQHPVSSAMSVPLYAPTPIQPVHPTPFYIEDILGRNVTTTSSAVAPTPTLPSPNSSFTSLVPPYRTPIYEPTPIHPAFSHHAALTATYGSGAFTNSIYPFHRAVGDYAHALIRHDPLGKPLLWTPFIQRPLHKRKGGQVRFSNDQTVELEKKFETQKYLSPPERKRLAKMLQLSERQVKTWFQNRRAKWRRLKQENPQGVKREMEAENVERNCESRQDLGVSPDDRSSEVANSRSQCSSSPVSQGEIESDISDDSDQELDIEEDIELSLNAQI is encoded by the exons ATGCAATACCAACACCCAGTGTCTTCAGCGATGAGTGTTCCTCTTTACGCACCGACCCCAATTCAGCCCGTCCACCCGACTCCTTTCTACATCGAAGACATCCTGGGCAGAAATGTGACTACGACGTCTTCAGCAGTCGCCCCGACTCCCACCCTACCGTCTCCAAATTCGTCCTTCACGAGTTTGGTACCCCCGTACAGAACTCCCATCTATGAGCCAACGCCGATTCATCCAGCGTTCTCGCACCACGCAGCACTGACAGCTACGTACGGCTCGGGAGCGTTTACCAACTCCATCTATCCATTTCACCGCGCAGTCGGAGATTACGCCCATGCACTGATCAGGCACGATCCTCTCG GTAAACCACTTTTATGGACTCCCTTTATCCAAAGACCACTGCACAAAAGGAAGGGTGGACAAGTAAGATTTTCCAACGACCAGACGGTAGAACTGGAAAAGAAGTTTGAGACACAGAAATATCTCTCACCGCCGGAACGGAAAAGACTAGCAAAGATGTTACAGCTCAGCGAAAGACAG GTGAAGACTTGGTTCCAGAATCGTAGAGCAAAGTGGCGACGACTCAAGCAG GAAAACCCTCAAGGTGTTAAACGAGAGATGGAAGCTGAAAATGTAGAAAGAAATTGCGAGTCGAGGCAGGACTTGGGCGTCAGCCCCGACGATAGGAGTTCAGAAGTTGCGAATAGTCGGTCGCAGTGTTCTTCTTCTCCGGTGTCGCAGGGAGAAATTGAGTCAGACATCTCAGACGATTCGGACCAAGAGCTGGACATTGAGGAAGACATCGAGTTGTCTTTAAACGCGCAAATATGA